One segment of Dolichospermum sp. DET69 DNA contains the following:
- a CDS encoding thioester reductase domain-containing protein: MSLKQSYNAESIQAFLVSHLAEVVGVETAEIDVNENLENYGLDSAQAMMIISKLEELLGFKPSPILLWHYPNIAALSQRLSEESTDDSQAKDSGTNSPVSFAPPLLDLAAEAVLDPTIQPVGNTVFITNPKNIFLTGGTGYLGAFIIKELLEVSEATLYCLVRASNVEEGKSKLENNLQQYGIWQDEYSSRIIPIIGDLAQPHLGIGAEQFESLAANIDTIYHSAALLNYVYPYSALKTANVLGTQEVLRLACQTKVKPLHYVSSVAVFESSAYAGQVVKEQDSFDDWEGIFLGYSQTKWVSEKLVKIAGSRGLPITIHRPPLISGDSKTGICNTHDFINLMIKGCLQMGSFPDVDYMLDMSPVDYVSKSVVYLSRQETSVGKAFHLQHPQPASLKSLVDWVRSFGFSLKMIPYEEWQAELINNVTSQDNPLYTLRPFLLERWSDEQITIPDLYLQARRPIISCEETLEALKGSSIVCPPIDSQLLMTYTSYLVQTGFLTLA; encoded by the coding sequence ATGAGTTTAAAACAGTCTTATAATGCTGAAAGTATTCAAGCATTTCTAGTTTCTCATCTCGCGGAAGTTGTCGGAGTAGAAACCGCAGAAATTGATGTTAATGAAAATTTAGAAAATTATGGTTTGGATTCCGCTCAAGCCATGATGATCATTAGTAAATTAGAAGAATTACTAGGATTTAAACCCTCTCCTATTTTACTTTGGCATTATCCCAATATTGCAGCCCTTTCTCAACGGTTGTCAGAAGAATCAACTGATGATTCTCAAGCAAAAGATTCAGGGACAAATTCCCCTGTTAGTTTTGCTCCTCCTCTTCTAGATTTAGCTGCGGAAGCTGTCCTAGACCCTACTATTCAACCTGTAGGTAATACAGTTTTTATCACTAACCCCAAAAATATCTTTTTAACCGGAGGAACGGGTTATTTAGGGGCTTTTATCATCAAGGAATTGCTAGAAGTATCTGAAGCAACTCTTTATTGCTTGGTTCGTGCTAGTAATGTGGAAGAAGGTAAAAGCAAATTAGAAAATAATTTGCAACAATATGGAATTTGGCAAGATGAATATAGTAGCCGTATTATCCCTATCATTGGTGATTTAGCACAGCCACATTTGGGAATTGGTGCAGAACAATTTGAAAGTTTAGCCGCTAATATTGATACTATTTATCATAGTGCAGCTTTACTGAATTATGTTTATCCTTACTCAGCATTAAAAACAGCCAATGTTTTAGGGACACAGGAAGTTTTGCGTTTAGCTTGTCAAACGAAAGTGAAGCCATTGCATTATGTTTCTAGTGTGGCTGTATTTGAGTCAAGTGCCTATGCTGGTCAGGTAGTTAAAGAGCAGGATAGTTTTGATGACTGGGAAGGCATTTTTCTCGGTTATTCCCAAACTAAATGGGTGTCGGAAAAATTAGTGAAAATTGCTGGTAGTCGAGGATTACCTATTACTATTCACCGACCTCCTTTAATTTCTGGAGATAGCAAAACTGGGATTTGTAATACCCATGACTTTATCAATTTGATGATTAAAGGTTGTCTACAAATGGGATCTTTTCCTGATGTAGATTATATGTTAGATATGTCTCCTGTTGATTATGTGAGCAAATCTGTTGTTTATCTTTCTCGACAAGAAACATCTGTAGGTAAGGCTTTTCACTTACAACATCCTCAACCTGCTTCCTTAAAATCTTTGGTTGATTGGGTGCGTTCTTTTGGATTTTCATTGAAGATGATTCCCTACGAAGAATGGCAAGCAGAGTTAATTAATAATGTGACATCTCAAGATAATCCTTTATACACTTTGCGTCCGTTTTTACTAGAACGTTGGTCTGATGAACAAATCACTATTCCTGATTTGTATTTACAAGCTAGAAGACCAATTATTAGTTGTGAAGAAACTCTAGAAGCACTAAAAGGCAGTTCTATTGTTTGTCCTCCTATTGATTCTCAATTGTTGATGACTTATACATCCTATTTAGTGCAAACTGGTTTCTTGACTCTTGCCTAA
- a CDS encoding PfaD family polyunsaturated fatty acid/polyketide biosynthesis protein has translation MTTIETVLNKHDNGLGFFTCNHQNQVWKGSLDCVSFEKSAIKDKLLTLDKPCYLIKIAGKIGATNDGYLAPADDSVSGQAELLISLPPLRLQQLGDSSFLAAYGVKYAYMTGAMAGGISSEEMVIALGKEKILSSFGAGGLLPERLESAINNIQQALPDGPYAFNLIHSPNEPAIERRAVDLYLKYGVRTVEASAFLDLTPNIVYYRVAGLRLNAANQIDIRNKVIAKVSRREVATKFLQPAPERILKELIQQGLITELQANLASQVPMADDITVEADSGGHTDNRPLVCLLPSIIALRDGTQAQYNYSVPIRIGVAGGIGTPESALAGFMMGAAYIMTGSINQSCVESGACEHTKKLLAQAEMADMIMAPAADMFEMGVKLQVLKRGTMFPMRAQKLYELYRTYDSIEQIPQAEKDKLEKQIFRKSLAEVWEGAAAYLSQKNPEKLGKAVNNPKLKMAVIFRWYLGLSSRWSSTGEKGREVDYQIWCGPAMGGFNDWVRGSYLSEPNHRHVVDVANQIMKGAGFLYRSHSLKMQGLQMPAYYSQYQPIPSILEK, from the coding sequence GTGACAACAATCGAGACGGTACTAAATAAACATGATAATGGGCTTGGTTTTTTTACCTGTAATCATCAAAACCAAGTTTGGAAAGGTTCATTAGATTGTGTTAGCTTTGAAAAAAGTGCTATCAAAGATAAACTTTTAACATTAGATAAACCTTGTTATCTCATTAAAATAGCCGGAAAAATTGGTGCTACTAATGATGGCTATTTAGCACCTGCTGATGATAGTGTATCTGGACAAGCAGAACTTTTAATATCACTTCCACCCCTACGGTTACAACAACTTGGGGATTCTAGTTTTCTTGCTGCTTATGGTGTAAAATATGCCTATATGACGGGAGCAATGGCTGGAGGTATTTCTTCTGAAGAAATGGTAATTGCCCTAGGAAAAGAGAAAATTTTAAGTTCCTTTGGTGCAGGTGGTTTACTTCCAGAACGCTTAGAATCTGCGATTAATAATATTCAACAAGCGTTACCCGATGGACCCTACGCGTTCAATTTAATTCACAGTCCTAACGAACCAGCTATTGAACGCCGGGCTGTAGATTTATATCTAAAATATGGTGTCAGAACAGTAGAAGCATCAGCATTTTTAGACTTAACTCCGAATATTGTTTATTATCGAGTTGCTGGGTTAAGATTGAATGCAGCTAACCAAATTGATATCAGAAATAAGGTAATAGCTAAAGTTTCCCGACGGGAAGTTGCTACTAAATTTTTGCAACCCGCACCAGAACGAATTCTCAAAGAATTAATTCAGCAAGGACTAATTACTGAATTACAAGCCAATTTGGCTAGTCAAGTGCCCATGGCTGATGATATTACTGTTGAAGCTGACTCTGGTGGTCATACAGATAATCGTCCTTTAGTATGTTTATTACCTTCAATTATTGCGCTCAGAGATGGAACTCAAGCTCAATATAATTACTCAGTTCCTATTAGGATTGGAGTAGCTGGAGGAATTGGCACACCAGAATCAGCTTTAGCTGGTTTTATGATGGGTGCTGCTTATATAATGACTGGTTCAATTAATCAATCTTGTGTTGAGTCTGGTGCTTGTGAACATACTAAAAAGTTATTAGCACAAGCAGAAATGGCGGATATGATTATGGCTCCCGCAGCCGATATGTTTGAAATGGGAGTGAAATTACAAGTTCTCAAACGGGGGACAATGTTTCCCATGCGAGCGCAAAAATTGTATGAATTATATCGCACTTACGACTCTATTGAACAGATTCCGCAAGCAGAAAAAGATAAGTTAGAAAAACAAATTTTCCGTAAAAGTCTTGCAGAAGTTTGGGAAGGTGCAGCGGCTTATTTATCCCAAAAGAATCCAGAAAAATTGGGGAAAGCTGTTAACAATCCTAAACTCAAAATGGCTGTAATCTTTCGCTGGTATTTAGGATTATCTTCCCGCTGGTCTAGCACTGGTGAAAAAGGTCGGGAAGTTGATTATCAAATTTGGTGTGGACCAGCTATGGGTGGCTTCAATGACTGGGTACGTGGTTCATATTTGTCAGAACCTAATCATCGTCATGTTGTTGATGTTGCTAACCAAATTATGAAAGGGGCTGGGTTTTTATATCGCAGCCACAGTTTAAAAATGCAAGGTTTGCAAATGCCTGCTTATTACAGTCAATATCAACCAATTCCTTCTATATTGGAGAAGTAA
- a CDS encoding SDR family oxidoreductase, translated as MNVKCQGTVLITGSANGIGYQLARIFARENYNLVLVDRVGEKLTKIAVDFQEEFGVSVKPIIKDLSISTSPEEIFTELQEAGIKVDILVNNAGFGNHGLFNETNLSTELEMLQVNLVCLTHLTKLFLKQMVKQGHGKILNVASAAAFQPGPLMAVYFATKAYILSFSEAIANELEGTGVTVTVLCPGSTVSAFHERSGMADSKMLKGKKMMDAETVAQIGYDALIKGKTIIIPGFMNKLMSKCVRFIPRKMVTKIVRSMQEDK; from the coding sequence ATGAACGTAAAATGTCAGGGAACTGTTTTAATTACGGGTTCAGCCAATGGTATTGGTTATCAGTTAGCCCGGATTTTTGCTCGTGAAAATTACAATCTTGTATTGGTAGATAGGGTAGGTGAAAAACTTACGAAAATAGCTGTTGATTTTCAAGAAGAGTTTGGGGTTTCTGTTAAACCTATTATCAAAGATTTATCTATATCCACATCTCCAGAAGAAATTTTTACAGAGTTGCAAGAGGCTGGAATTAAGGTTGATATTTTAGTAAATAATGCCGGGTTTGGAAATCATGGATTATTTAATGAAACTAACCTCAGTACCGAACTGGAAATGTTACAGGTAAATTTAGTTTGTTTAACCCATTTAACCAAGTTATTTCTCAAACAAATGGTTAAACAAGGTCATGGCAAGATATTAAATGTTGCTTCTGCGGCTGCATTTCAACCAGGTCCGTTAATGGCAGTGTATTTTGCCACTAAAGCCTATATTTTATCATTTTCAGAAGCGATCGCTAATGAATTAGAAGGTACAGGTGTAACTGTAACAGTTCTTTGTCCGGGTTCTACTGTATCAGCATTTCATGAAAGAAGCGGCATGGCTGATTCTAAAATGCTTAAAGGTAAAAAAATGATGGATGCGGAAACGGTTGCACAGATTGGTTATGATGCTTTAATTAAAGGAAAAACTATTATTATTCCTGGTTTCATGAATAAACTTATGTCAAAATGTGTGCGGTTTATTCCTAGGAAAATGGTGACGAAAATTGTCAGAAGTATGCAAGAAGATAAGTAA
- a CDS encoding polyketide synthase, which produces MEKIAIIGLSCLFPDAHNPEEFWQNLTEEKDSTSSITIADLGIDPAIFYDSNKGKPEKFYFSKGGFIRNFKFDANEYNLPESFLESLDNTFKWSLYAAKQAIVQSGYWGNQTALAKCGVILGTLGLPTKASNQLFAPIYQQNIEPAIGELLQEKDFRLGGLSTSQKVSPYNAMVSGLPAAIVSKAFSLSPTHFSIDAACSSSFYAIKLASHYLQSGKADLMLAGAISCSDPLFIRMLFSGIQGYPDNGISRPLDKSSRGLITSEGIGMVMLKRYSDAVRDGDKILATICGNGLSNDGKGKHLLSPNPQGQTLAYQRAYSEAKLNPQTIDYLECHATGTLLGDTTECNSIEGFFSPYQAAPLVGSTKTNVGHLLVAAGMVGITKTILSMSHGVIPPTINVTQPIGSENNVVSPKNIVRTPTKWPSQETKRVALSAFGFGGTNSHIILEQGK; this is translated from the coding sequence GTGGAAAAAATAGCAATCATCGGGTTATCTTGCCTATTTCCCGATGCTCATAATCCTGAAGAATTTTGGCAGAATCTTACCGAAGAAAAAGATTCCACATCATCTATAACTATAGCGGATTTGGGAATAGATCCCGCTATATTCTACGATTCTAATAAAGGTAAACCGGAAAAATTCTACTTTTCAAAAGGTGGATTTATCCGCAACTTTAAGTTTGATGCTAATGAATATAATTTACCTGAATCATTTCTAGAAAGCTTAGATAACACCTTCAAATGGTCATTGTACGCTGCAAAACAAGCCATTGTTCAAAGTGGTTATTGGGGAAATCAAACTGCACTGGCAAAATGTGGAGTCATTTTAGGAACTCTGGGATTACCAACGAAAGCATCTAATCAATTATTTGCTCCTATTTATCAGCAAAATATTGAACCTGCAATTGGTGAACTTTTACAGGAAAAAGATTTTCGTTTAGGGGGTTTATCCACCTCTCAAAAAGTCTCTCCATACAATGCTATGGTTTCAGGTTTACCTGCTGCTATAGTTTCCAAAGCATTCTCTCTGTCTCCAACTCATTTCTCTATAGATGCTGCTTGTTCCTCATCATTTTATGCCATTAAATTAGCATCCCATTATCTGCAATCTGGCAAAGCTGATTTGATGTTAGCTGGTGCTATTAGTTGTTCAGATCCATTATTTATCAGAATGTTATTTTCTGGGATTCAAGGATATCCCGATAATGGTATTAGTCGTCCTCTTGACAAGTCATCACGCGGGTTAATTACCTCCGAAGGCATAGGAATGGTAATGCTCAAAAGATATAGTGATGCTGTTAGAGATGGGGATAAAATTCTGGCAACAATTTGTGGTAATGGTTTATCTAATGATGGTAAAGGTAAACATCTTCTTAGTCCTAATCCTCAAGGGCAAACTCTGGCATATCAAAGAGCTTATTCAGAAGCTAAACTTAACCCCCAAACAATTGATTATTTAGAGTGTCATGCTACTGGCACTCTATTGGGAGATACCACCGAATGTAACTCCATTGAAGGCTTTTTTAGTCCATATCAAGCAGCACCTTTAGTAGGTTCAACTAAAACAAATGTTGGTCATTTACTTGTTGCTGCGGGCATGGTGGGGATAACCAAGACAATTTTAAGTATGTCTCATGGCGTTATTCCTCCCACTATTAATGTGACTCAACCCATAGGTTCTGAAAATAATGTTGTCTCTCCAAAAAACATTGTCAGAACGCCTACTAAATGGCCGAGTCAAGAAACTAAAAGAGTAGCTTTAAGTGCATTTGGTTTTGGTGGAACAAACTCTCACATCATTCTAGAACAGGGGAAGTAA
- a CDS encoding type I polyketide synthase, translating to MNIEQNLTAKMAIVGMDAFFGECQELDAFESSIYDGKQHFIPLPESRWHGINEQETLLREYGLEAGKVPQGAYIDNFEVDTLGYKIPPNEVEKINSQQLLLLRVADRALKDANISPNSNVAVIIAADTELSVHQLQQRWNSSWQIKDGLNGAEIALSPEKIHQLEGIVQDSIHNQVELSEYLSYVTNIMASRISSLWNFSGPSFTISAVETAAFKALELAQMLLDTNEVDAVVVGAVDLAGGVENVLLRSQFGKINTGVNTLSFDEKANGWNVGEGAGAVVLKRHDTALNNNERIYAVIDGISIGQSPSMAVDSNTITQVCQQAFQQAGIEPTKVNYLEVCASGIPAEDEAEINGILQAYPQVGDGLHCAIGSIKSNIGHTFVASGIASLIKTALSIYHRYIPGTPNWSGVKTPQVWEGSPFYVATESRPWFLQKEVKSRISAINSIGCDGSFAHVILSEEIQQPERISTYLESRPLHLLPIAADDQSSLLVALDHLQQTIENADSLKNIASQTFVKFQQHSQPKYTLSLTGRNQKELIKEINSAKKGVTNAFANGKDWQTPIGSYFTPKPLGKDGEIAFVYPAAVNTYLGIGRSLFRLFPKVLDDVIIKSLDERAADVEKLVFPRSLSKLSTRQLETLEKKLLADSLAMFEAEVLFTRLISTIITEDFQIKPKYIFGYSLGETSMMVAQGVWSNFYEVSHTFNSSALFGDRLSGSKNAVREYWGLPKTATTPENKLWSNYVLMASPEQVRECLKNETRVYLTQINTPEEVLIAGDPAACGRVIKTLGCNSFPAPFDHVIHCQAMKSESQELEKLYTIPAQKIPGVKFYSAAEYQSIEIDSQQIAHNIATGLCQQLDFPRLVNRVYADGAKIFIEAGAGGICSRWIDKNLGNQEHLTVSLNRRGTDDHSSLIKALAKLLSHQVNVNLTPLYNLSSENTQQKKAALRTVTLGGNSMTSAILNAENRQIFANNQKQTIFTHQEYKIINSLQTSEKIAPTDIYPKPQPKLAKNTMKTIMENGLELSKKLKFFESTKILKQNINQESGEKVSMNDLKISQYQKLSNNTAKLTKTHTSFLTARQDFSQQMSEIIQLQLACAQNLLNEEK from the coding sequence ATGAATATTGAGCAAAATCTGACTGCAAAAATGGCAATTGTGGGCATGGATGCCTTCTTTGGTGAATGTCAAGAATTAGATGCTTTTGAGAGCAGTATTTATGACGGAAAACAGCATTTTATTCCTCTGCCAGAATCCAGATGGCATGGGATTAATGAGCAAGAAACTTTACTGCGAGAGTATGGTTTAGAAGCTGGAAAAGTACCACAAGGAGCGTATATTGATAATTTTGAAGTTGATACTTTAGGTTACAAGATACCTCCTAATGAAGTTGAAAAAATCAACTCTCAACAACTTTTATTATTAAGAGTTGCTGACCGCGCCCTCAAAGATGCGAATATTTCACCTAATAGCAATGTAGCGGTAATTATCGCCGCAGATACAGAATTATCTGTACACCAACTACAGCAAAGATGGAATTCATCTTGGCAAATTAAAGATGGTTTGAATGGTGCAGAAATTGCTTTATCACCAGAAAAAATCCATCAATTAGAAGGCATTGTTCAAGATAGTATTCATAATCAAGTTGAACTTAGTGAATATCTCAGTTATGTTACCAACATTATGGCCAGCCGGATTTCTTCTTTATGGAATTTCTCAGGCCCATCTTTCACAATTAGTGCCGTCGAAACTGCCGCTTTTAAAGCTTTAGAACTCGCGCAAATGCTACTTGATACTAATGAAGTAGATGCTGTAGTTGTCGGTGCTGTTGACTTAGCAGGAGGTGTAGAAAATGTATTACTGCGAAGTCAATTTGGAAAAATTAATACAGGAGTCAATACTTTAAGTTTTGACGAAAAAGCTAATGGTTGGAATGTGGGAGAAGGTGCCGGTGCAGTTGTTCTCAAACGTCATGATACGGCATTAAACAACAATGAACGTATCTATGCAGTAATTGATGGTATTAGCATTGGTCAATCTCCCTCAATGGCTGTAGATAGCAATACCATTACTCAAGTCTGTCAACAGGCTTTTCAACAAGCAGGGATTGAACCCACAAAAGTCAACTATTTAGAAGTCTGCGCTAGTGGTATTCCCGCAGAAGACGAAGCCGAAATTAACGGTATCCTGCAAGCTTATCCTCAAGTTGGAGATGGTTTACACTGCGCTATAGGTAGCATTAAATCTAATATTGGTCATACCTTCGTTGCATCAGGAATTGCCAGTTTAATTAAAACTGCACTGAGTATTTATCACAGATATATTCCAGGAACTCCTAATTGGTCTGGTGTTAAAACACCGCAAGTATGGGAAGGCAGTCCTTTCTATGTTGCGACGGAATCCAGACCTTGGTTCTTGCAAAAAGAGGTCAAATCTCGAATTTCGGCGATTAATAGTATTGGTTGTGACGGTTCTTTTGCTCATGTCATCTTATCAGAAGAAATCCAACAACCAGAACGCATTAGCACATACCTAGAATCAAGACCTTTGCATTTGTTACCCATTGCAGCAGATGATCAATCTAGCTTATTAGTAGCATTGGATCATTTGCAACAAACAATTGAAAATGCTGATTCTCTCAAAAATATTGCTAGTCAAACCTTTGTTAAATTTCAACAACATTCTCAGCCAAAATATACCTTATCTCTGACTGGACGTAACCAAAAAGAATTAATTAAAGAAATTAATTCTGCTAAAAAAGGTGTAACTAATGCCTTTGCAAATGGTAAAGATTGGCAGACTCCCATAGGTAGTTATTTTACACCAAAACCATTGGGTAAAGATGGAGAAATAGCCTTTGTTTATCCCGCTGCTGTCAATACTTATCTGGGTATCGGTCGGAGTCTTTTCCGGCTATTTCCTAAAGTCTTAGATGATGTAATTATCAAAAGTCTTGACGAACGGGCAGCCGATGTTGAAAAACTGGTATTTCCTAGAAGTTTAAGTAAATTATCAACTCGACAATTGGAAACTCTAGAAAAGAAATTGTTGGCTGATTCATTAGCAATGTTTGAAGCCGAAGTGCTTTTTACCAGATTAATCTCCACAATTATTACCGAAGATTTTCAAATTAAACCCAAATATATTTTCGGATATAGCTTAGGTGAAACTAGCATGATGGTTGCTCAAGGAGTATGGAGCAATTTTTATGAAGTTAGTCACACCTTTAATTCATCAGCTTTATTTGGAGATAGATTATCAGGTTCTAAAAATGCTGTGCGTGAGTATTGGGGACTACCAAAAACTGCCACAACTCCAGAGAATAAGTTGTGGAGTAATTACGTTCTTATGGCTAGTCCTGAGCAAGTCAGAGAATGTTTAAAAAATGAAACTCGCGTTTACTTAACACAGATTAATACACCAGAAGAAGTATTAATTGCTGGAGATCCCGCAGCTTGTGGACGAGTGATTAAAACCCTGGGTTGTAATTCTTTTCCTGCTCCTTTTGATCATGTAATTCATTGTCAAGCAATGAAATCAGAGTCTCAAGAATTGGAAAAACTATACACTATACCAGCGCAAAAAATCCCCGGAGTCAAGTTTTACTCCGCTGCTGAATATCAATCAATTGAAATTGATAGCCAACAAATTGCCCACAATATTGCCACAGGATTATGTCAACAACTCGACTTTCCCCGCTTAGTTAATCGCGTCTATGCTGACGGAGCAAAAATCTTTATTGAAGCCGGTGCTGGTGGTATTTGTTCACGCTGGATAGATAAAAATCTGGGTAATCAAGAACATCTTACCGTATCCCTAAACCGACGCGGCACAGATGACCATAGTTCCCTAATTAAAGCATTAGCAAAACTATTGAGTCATCAAGTAAATGTGAATCTAACTCCTTTGTATAACTTATCCTCAGAAAATACACAACAGAAAAAAGCTGCACTGAGGACAGTTACTTTAGGTGGTAATTCCATGACTTCTGCAATTTTAAATGCAGAAAATCGGCAAATTTTTGCTAATAACCAAAAGCAAACAATTTTTACTCATCAAGAGTATAAAATCATCAATTCCTTACAAACATCGGAGAAAATAGCCCCTACAGACATTTACCCCAAACCCCAACCTAAACTAGCAAAAAATACCATGAAAACTATCATGGAGAACGGTTTGGAATTGTCAAAGAAACTAAAATTCTTTGAGTCAACTAAAATCCTCAAGCAAAATATAAATCAAGAATCTGGTGAAAAAGTTAGCATGAATGATTTAAAAATTTCTCAGTATCAAAAACTGAGTAACAACACTGCCAAATTAACTAAAACGCACACAAGTTTTTTAACAGCTAGACAAGATTTTAGTCAGCAAATGAGCGAAATCATTCAATTGCAATTAGCTTGCGCTCAAAATTTGCTTAACGAAGAGAAATAA
- a CDS encoding SDR family NAD(P)-dependent oxidoreductase — MTATVQVRPSSVFVVSGGAKGITAQCTIKLAQEQPCKFILLGRSEITTEPEYVRDCLEDSALKKRIMEKLISQGEKPTPIMVQKIFNQINSSREIKKTLAAIEAAGGTAEYISVDVTDTVKLKAKLQEISQKTGQITGIIHGAGNLADKLIEKKTEDDFEKVYTAKVQGLENLLSCVNPQQLEHLVLFSSVTGFYGNIGQSDYAIANEILSKSAHLMKQYNPNCHVVAINWGGWDSGMVTPQLKKAFAERGIDIIPIEVGTQMLVNELHPLYTNDAQVVIGSPMKLPPAPLGSELRSYRIRRRMTLAENPFLHDHTIAGSPVLPATCAKSWMVNGCEEIYPGYTYFSCQDFKVLKGITFNATLAKEHILEIKEVAKSDGDFVEFQTKIWSKTPEGKTHYHFSSLIKLVKNMPEAPIYEAMDLREDNIVTTTGKGFYQNGDLSLFHGPAFQEITRVLNISSEKLTAECCWQEITPQQQGQFPVKWHNPYIIDLSTQTLWLWLNHIHQEVCLPGQLTYCEQYLAVPFNVPFYVSCEIIAKTDTGATVNFIIHNREGKIYSKILGAKAVIWPMKMLNKK, encoded by the coding sequence ATGACTGCAACCGTTCAAGTTAGACCATCTTCTGTCTTTGTTGTCAGTGGTGGCGCAAAGGGAATCACTGCTCAATGTACAATTAAATTAGCACAAGAACAACCTTGTAAATTTATTCTTTTAGGTCGTTCAGAAATTACCACAGAACCAGAATATGTTCGGGATTGTTTAGAAGATTCAGCCTTAAAAAAGCGCATCATGGAAAAGTTGATTTCTCAAGGAGAGAAACCAACACCCATAATGGTACAAAAGATATTTAATCAAATTAATTCTAGTCGAGAAATTAAAAAGACCTTAGCAGCTATTGAAGCAGCAGGAGGAACGGCTGAATATATCAGCGTTGATGTCACTGATACCGTAAAATTGAAAGCAAAACTCCAGGAAATATCTCAAAAAACTGGTCAAATTACCGGGATTATTCACGGTGCTGGTAACTTAGCAGATAAATTAATTGAAAAAAAGACAGAAGATGATTTTGAGAAAGTTTACACAGCTAAAGTTCAGGGTTTAGAAAATCTCCTCAGTTGTGTTAATCCCCAACAATTAGAACATTTAGTATTGTTTTCTTCAGTGACTGGTTTTTATGGGAATATTGGTCAAAGTGACTATGCTATAGCCAACGAAATTCTGAGTAAATCAGCCCACTTAATGAAACAATATAACCCTAATTGTCATGTAGTGGCAATTAACTGGGGTGGTTGGGATAGTGGTATGGTAACACCACAATTAAAAAAAGCATTTGCAGAAAGAGGAATTGATATTATCCCTATAGAAGTTGGCACACAAATGTTAGTTAATGAACTACATCCTCTCTACACTAATGATGCTCAAGTTGTCATTGGTAGCCCCATGAAATTACCACCTGCTCCTTTAGGTTCAGAACTGCGGAGCTACCGAATTAGACGACGGATGACATTAGCAGAAAATCCATTTTTGCATGATCATACAATTGCAGGATCACCCGTATTACCCGCTACCTGTGCTAAATCATGGATGGTTAATGGTTGTGAAGAAATTTATCCAGGGTATACATATTTTAGTTGTCAAGACTTCAAAGTTTTAAAAGGAATTACCTTTAATGCTACCCTAGCTAAAGAACATATTTTAGAAATCAAAGAAGTTGCCAAAAGCGATGGTGATTTTGTAGAATTTCAGACCAAAATATGGAGTAAAACACCTGAAGGTAAAACTCATTATCATTTCAGTTCTCTGATAAAACTGGTAAAAAATATGCCAGAAGCACCCATTTATGAAGCAATGGATCTCAGAGAAGATAATATTGTCACAACCACAGGTAAAGGATTCTATCAAAATGGTGATTTATCCTTATTTCATGGACCAGCATTCCAAGAAATTACCAGAGTTTTAAACATTAGTTCTGAAAAACTCACAGCCGAATGTTGCTGGCAAGAAATCACCCCTCAACAACAAGGACAATTTCCCGTCAAATGGCACAATCCTTATATCATTGACTTGAGTACCCAAACATTATGGCTATGGTTAAATCATATCCATCAAGAAGTTTGTTTACCAGGACAATTAACATACTGTGAACAATATTTAGCAGTGCCATTTAACGTCCCCTTTTATGTTTCCTGTGAAATCATTGCTAAAACTGACACTGGAGCAACCGTCAACTTCATTATCCATAATCGTGAAGGAAAAATCTACTCCAAAATCTTAGGAGCAAAAGCCGTAATTTGGCCAATGAAAATGTTAAATAAGAAGTAA